In a genomic window of Canis lupus familiaris isolate Mischka breed German Shepherd chromosome 13, alternate assembly UU_Cfam_GSD_1.0, whole genome shotgun sequence:
- the ST3GAL1 gene encoding CMP-N-acetylneuraminate-beta-galactosamide-alpha-2,3-sialyltransferase 1 isoform X1 produces the protein MVTMRKRTLKVLTLLVLFIFLTSFFLNYSHTMVTTTWFPKQMVVELSENFKKFMKYTHRPCTCARCIGQQRVSAWFDERFNRSMQPLLTAQNALLEEDTYSWWLRLQREKQPNNLNDTIRELFQVVPGNVDPLLEKRSVGCRRCAVVGNSGNLRESWYGPQIDSHDFVLRMNKAPTAGFEMDVGSKTTHHLVYPESFRELAENVSMVLVPFKTTDLEWVVSATTTGTISHTYVPVPAKIKVKKDKILIYHPAFIKYVFDSWLQGHGRYPSTGILSVIFSLHICDEVDLYGFGADSKGNWHHYWENNPSAGAFRKTGVHDGDFESNVTATLASINKIRIFKGR, from the exons ATGGTGACCATGAGAAAGAGGACTCTCAAAGTGCTCACCCTCCTCGTCCTCTTCATCTTCCTCACCTCCTTCTTCCTGAATTACTCCCACACCATGGTGACCACCACCTGGTTTCCCAAGCAGATGGTTGTCGAGCTCTCAGAGAACTTTAAGAAGTTCATGAAATACACTCACAGGCCTTGCACCTGTGCCCGCTGCATCGGGCAGCAGAGGGTCTCGGCCTGGTTCGATGAGAGGTTCAACCGGTCCATGCAGCCGCTGCTGACCGCCCAGAACGCCCTCTTGGAGGAGGACACCTACAGCTGGTGGCTG AGGCTCCAGCGGGAGAAGCAACCCAACAACTTGAACGATACCATCAGGGAGCTGTTCCAGGTGGTGCCCGGGAACGTGGACCCCCTGCTGGAGAAGAGGTCGGTGGGCTGCCGGCGCTGCGCAGTCGTGGGCAACTCTGGCAACCTCCGAGAGTCCTGGTACGGGCCTCAGATCGACAGCCACGACTTCGTGCTCAG gATGAACAAGGCCCCCACGGCGGGCTTCGAGATGGACGTCGGGAGCAAGACCACCCACCACCTGGTGTACCCCGAGAGCTTCAGGGAGCTGGCGGAGAATGTCAGCATGGTCCTGGTGCCCTTCAAGACCACCGACCTGGAGTGGGTGGTCAGTGCCACCACCACAGGCACCATCTCTCA cACCTATGTTCCTGTTCCTGCAAAGATCAAAGTGAAAAAGGATAAG ATCCTCATCTACCACCCGGCCTTCATCAAGTACGTCTTCGACAGCTGGCTGCAGGGCCACGGGCGGTACCCGTCCACCGGCATCCTCTCCGTCATCTTCTCGCTGCACATCTGCGACGAG gtgGACTTGTACGGCTTCGGGGCAGACAGTAAGGGGAACTGGCATCACTACTGGGAGAACAATCCATCGGCGGGGGCTTTCCGCAAGACCGGGGTGCACGACGGAGACTTTGAGTCCAACGTGACGGCCACCTTGGCGTCCATCAATAAGATCCGGATATTTAAGGGGAGATGA